A portion of the Pseudomonas sp. PSE14 genome contains these proteins:
- a CDS encoding deoxyguanosinetriphosphate triphosphohydrolase gives MDWHTLLPRERLGKPVHSSAELGRSAFHKDHDRIIFSGAFRRLGRKTQVHPVSSNDHIHTRLTHSLEVGCVGRSLGMRVGEILRDRLPEWCDPADMGVIVQSACLAHDIGNPPFGHSGEDAIRHWFQQAAGRGWLDDMNDEERSDFLHFEGNAQGFRVLTQLEYHQFDGGTRLTYATLGTYLKYPWTARHADSLGYKKHKFGCYRSELPLLEQITQKLGMPQLEAERWARHPLVYLMEAADDICYGLIDLEDGLEMELLDYAEVEALLLDLVDDDLPETYRQLGPNDSRRRKLAILRGKAIEHLTNAAARAFVEQEPALLAGQLTGDLVEHMHGPAKRCVQRAKAMAREKIFQDKRKTLHEIGAYTTLEILLNSFCGAALEQHGGRTPSFKHRRILDLLGQNAPDPSWPLYRSFLRVIDFIAGMTDSYATELAREMTGRSSPS, from the coding sequence GCGCCGAGCTCGGTCGCAGTGCCTTCCACAAGGATCACGACCGCATCATCTTCTCCGGCGCCTTCCGCCGCCTGGGCCGCAAGACCCAGGTGCACCCGGTATCGAGCAACGACCACATCCACACCCGCCTGACCCACTCGCTGGAGGTCGGCTGCGTCGGCCGCTCGCTGGGCATGCGGGTTGGCGAAATCCTCCGCGACCGCCTGCCGGAATGGTGCGACCCGGCCGACATGGGGGTGATCGTGCAGTCCGCCTGCCTGGCCCATGACATCGGCAACCCGCCCTTCGGCCACTCCGGCGAAGACGCGATCCGCCACTGGTTCCAGCAGGCCGCCGGACGCGGCTGGCTGGACGACATGAATGACGAGGAGCGTTCCGACTTCCTGCATTTCGAAGGCAACGCCCAGGGTTTCCGCGTGCTCACCCAGCTGGAATACCACCAGTTCGACGGTGGTACCCGCCTGACCTACGCGACGCTCGGCACCTACCTGAAATACCCCTGGACAGCCCGCCATGCCGACTCGCTGGGCTACAAGAAACACAAGTTCGGCTGTTACCGCAGCGAGCTGCCGCTGCTGGAACAGATCACCCAGAAGCTGGGCATGCCTCAGCTGGAGGCCGAACGCTGGGCGCGCCATCCGCTGGTCTACCTGATGGAGGCGGCGGACGACATCTGCTATGGCCTGATCGACCTTGAAGACGGCCTGGAGATGGAGCTTCTCGACTACGCCGAAGTCGAAGCGCTGCTGCTCGACCTGGTCGACGATGATCTACCGGAAACCTACCGCCAGCTTGGCCCCAACGACTCTCGCCGGCGCAAGCTGGCGATCCTCCGTGGCAAGGCTATCGAGCACCTGACCAATGCCGCGGCGCGAGCCTTCGTCGAGCAGGAGCCGGCGCTGCTGGCTGGCCAGTTGACCGGCGACCTGGTGGAGCACATGCACGGCCCCGCCAAGCGCTGCGTGCAGCGGGCCAAGGCCATGGCGCGGGAAAAGATCTTCCAGGACAAGCGCAAGACGCTCCATGAAATCGGCGCCTACACCACCCTGGAAATTCTGCTCAACTCCTTCTGCGGTGCAGCCCTGGAGCAGCACGGCGGACGAACCCCATCCTTCAAGCACCGGCGAATCCTCGACCTGCTTGGACAGAATGCGCCGGACCCGAGCTGGCCACTGTATCGCTCCTTCCTGCGTGTCATCGATTTCATTGCCGGCATGACGGACAGCTATGCGACAGAACTGGCGCGGGAAATGACCGGGCGCTCCAGCCCGAGCTGA
- a CDS encoding transporter substrate-binding domain-containing protein — protein sequence MNLLARSLDVRVKVPLDEADWQWLRGKRTLVLGVTAPDYAPFDITASGTDLEGVTADYMGVLADALNVRVEVRRYANRNAAIDALQHGEIDLLSRSTDYESNIPGISLSQPYFTNQPVVVGPQGLRLDSGEQLLGKRISVVSDYFSGEEIAKYFPSATIMPFQSVRKALEAVAFGQADLFVGDAFSAQYLISQGYLANLKSLNFASFNGAGFSFAVRSADEPLLRILNHALAATPQQVDNTIQRRWSPGGAYSIVNRRLILTPQEQRWMERNPHPVLVVDRALAPISFFDSQQNFRGVTADLLDLIHARTGLSFDVQPETGIAAMVDDVRNRKAKAIGALTPTLDREELLSFTRPYMTASFVVVIGKNANWFHSLADLRGRRVAVPKGSILESFMREQHPEAQLVPVENNVDDLSMISEGKVDAGIHLSTSANYLISRYYHDLRVAASLDREPGQFAIAVSQADPELLSILNKAILAISPDDMANVISRWAATAENPDSVWDGYRTQIVQLVSASIVLLCLVLLWNWRLQVKVRRRQLSERELSYRLGFKRAMIDGIPHPVAVRDREGRLLTCNRSFLEVTGMTREAAQGSRLVDCDWLPAEEAQALHKELLQAMEQGTALTADRVFRLRGNELEVYHWATPYRGEKGEVLGLVSGWLDVTERERLHHQLQTAKDQAEEANRAKSTFLATMSHEIRTPMNAVIGMLELALTRADRGQWEREPVEVAYDSAKSLLTLIGDILDVAKIESGRLTLMPERARLRELVESIARVFDGLARQKGLELKVEIEADAACEVLIDPLRFKQILSNLVSNAIKFTDKGQVRIQVSGERLMGGRIALNVAVEDSGIGISANDQTQLFEPFSQASQNSHASRGGTGLGLTICRKLAEMMGGSVRLESELGRGTRVSVSLLLQVLESLPEEQKGAKAEPRVRGKSLRVLVVDDHAANRLLLTQQLEHLGHQVDVASDGAQALQNWHPGDFDLVITDCNMPVLNGYELARRIRELEVEMDVAPCVIFGFTANAQPDEVENCRRAGMNDCLFKPIGLENLRRRLESVPSIVADNECEAVQGVDLKLLEEMTEGNPVLIRRLLEELHSSNDADIEQVAPLLEAQDWKQLGDLAHRMKGAARLVNARVLQEGCAELEAACRDHLDLSDIRAKVRAVVSAMADLQRGLSEQLARSGRVA from the coding sequence ATGAATCTGCTGGCCCGGTCGTTGGACGTGAGGGTCAAGGTCCCCCTGGATGAGGCTGACTGGCAATGGCTACGAGGCAAGCGCACCCTCGTACTGGGGGTGACTGCGCCCGATTATGCGCCGTTCGATATCACTGCCAGTGGCACCGACCTCGAAGGTGTCACCGCCGATTACATGGGAGTGCTTGCCGACGCTCTCAACGTTCGTGTCGAAGTGCGCCGATATGCCAACAGAAATGCCGCGATCGACGCACTCCAGCACGGAGAGATCGACCTGCTGAGCCGTTCTACCGACTATGAGTCGAACATCCCCGGGATCAGTCTTTCCCAACCCTACTTCACCAATCAGCCGGTTGTCGTCGGGCCCCAGGGGTTGCGCTTGGATAGCGGGGAGCAGTTGCTTGGCAAGCGGATTTCGGTGGTCAGCGATTACTTTTCCGGCGAGGAGATAGCCAAGTATTTCCCCAGCGCCACGATCATGCCTTTCCAGTCCGTACGCAAGGCGCTCGAGGCGGTGGCGTTCGGCCAGGCGGATCTGTTCGTGGGGGATGCATTCAGCGCGCAATACCTGATCAGCCAGGGTTATCTCGCCAATCTGAAGTCGCTCAATTTTGCCAGCTTCAACGGCGCGGGATTCAGCTTCGCCGTCAGAAGCGCCGACGAACCCTTGCTGCGAATCCTCAATCACGCACTGGCAGCTACGCCGCAGCAGGTCGACAACACCATCCAGCGCCGCTGGAGCCCCGGTGGTGCCTACTCCATCGTCAACCGGCGATTGATCCTCACCCCCCAGGAGCAGCGCTGGATGGAGCGCAACCCGCACCCGGTGCTGGTAGTTGATCGAGCGCTGGCACCGATTTCCTTCTTCGATTCGCAGCAGAATTTCAGGGGGGTCACCGCGGACCTGCTGGACCTCATCCATGCGCGGACGGGACTCAGCTTCGACGTGCAGCCCGAGACCGGTATTGCGGCAATGGTGGACGACGTCAGGAATCGCAAGGCGAAGGCGATTGGAGCACTGACTCCGACTCTGGATCGGGAGGAGTTGCTGTCGTTCACCCGTCCGTACATGACGGCATCCTTCGTGGTCGTGATAGGGAAGAACGCCAATTGGTTCCATTCCCTGGCCGATCTTCGCGGGCGGCGTGTCGCCGTGCCCAAGGGGTCGATTCTGGAAAGCTTCATGCGTGAACAGCATCCAGAGGCGCAGCTCGTGCCAGTGGAAAACAACGTCGATGACCTGTCGATGATCAGTGAGGGCAAGGTGGATGCGGGTATCCATCTGTCGACGTCGGCGAATTACCTGATTTCGCGTTACTACCATGATCTGCGTGTGGCTGCGTCCCTGGATCGGGAGCCAGGCCAGTTCGCCATTGCCGTGTCTCAGGCGGACCCGGAGCTGCTGAGCATCCTGAACAAGGCGATACTGGCGATCTCTCCAGATGACATGGCCAACGTCATCAGCCGGTGGGCAGCGACTGCCGAAAATCCCGATAGCGTCTGGGATGGCTACCGAACCCAGATCGTGCAGTTGGTCTCGGCCAGCATAGTCCTGCTCTGCCTGGTGCTGCTGTGGAACTGGCGCTTGCAAGTGAAGGTCCGCCGCCGTCAGTTGTCGGAAAGGGAGCTCAGTTATCGGCTCGGATTCAAGCGCGCGATGATCGACGGAATTCCCCACCCAGTTGCCGTCAGGGACAGGGAGGGTCGGCTGCTCACCTGTAATCGCAGCTTCCTCGAGGTTACGGGCATGACCCGAGAGGCTGCTCAAGGCAGCCGCCTGGTCGATTGCGACTGGCTACCTGCCGAGGAGGCTCAGGCGCTGCATAAGGAACTATTGCAAGCCATGGAGCAGGGGACGGCATTGACCGCGGACCGGGTTTTCCGGTTGCGCGGCAATGAACTGGAGGTTTACCACTGGGCGACGCCCTATCGGGGAGAAAAGGGCGAGGTATTGGGATTGGTGAGCGGCTGGCTCGACGTCACCGAGCGCGAGCGTCTGCATCACCAGTTGCAGACTGCCAAGGACCAGGCCGAAGAGGCCAACCGCGCCAAGAGCACCTTCCTGGCCACCATGAGCCACGAAATCCGCACGCCGATGAACGCGGTGATTGGCATGCTGGAACTGGCGCTGACTCGCGCTGACCGGGGACAGTGGGAGCGCGAGCCGGTCGAGGTCGCCTATGACTCGGCCAAGTCCCTGCTGACCCTGATCGGCGATATTCTCGACGTTGCCAAGATCGAGTCGGGACGTCTGACCCTGATGCCGGAGCGGGCCCGGCTGCGTGAGCTGGTCGAGTCAATCGCCCGGGTCTTCGATGGCCTGGCGCGGCAGAAGGGGCTGGAGCTCAAGGTGGAGATAGAAGCTGATGCGGCCTGCGAGGTTCTCATCGATCCGCTGCGCTTCAAACAGATACTGTCGAATCTGGTCAGCAATGCCATCAAATTCACCGACAAGGGCCAGGTGCGGATTCAGGTCAGCGGAGAGCGCCTCATGGGGGGACGCATTGCGCTGAATGTCGCGGTCGAAGATAGCGGCATCGGGATATCCGCCAACGATCAGACCCAGCTCTTCGAGCCTTTCAGCCAGGCCTCGCAGAACAGCCATGCTTCCCGCGGCGGCACCGGGTTGGGGCTCACCATCTGTCGCAAGCTGGCGGAAATGATGGGCGGCAGCGTTCGCCTGGAAAGCGAGCTGGGGCGTGGCACGCGGGTCAGTGTGAGCCTGCTGTTGCAGGTACTGGAGTCGTTGCCTGAAGAGCAGAAGGGTGCCAAGGCGGAGCCAAGGGTACGAGGCAAGTCGCTCCGGGTGCTGGTGGTGGATGATCATGCCGCCAACCGCCTGCTGCTGACGCAGCAGCTCGAGCACCTCGGTCACCAGGTGGACGTGGCATCTGACGGGGCGCAGGCATTGCAGAACTGGCATCCCGGTGATTTCGATCTGGTGATTACGGACTGCAACATGCCGGTGCTCAATGGCTATGAGCTGGCGCGCAGAATTCGTGAGCTGGAGGTGGAAATGGACGTGGCGCCTTGTGTGATTTTCGGCTTCACGGCCAATGCTCAGCCGGACGAGGTGGAAAACTGTCGCCGTGCCGGTATGAACGATTGCCTGTTCAAGCCCATCGGTCTTGAGAATCTGCGCAGGCGCCTGGAGTCCGTGCCCAGCATCGTGGCCGACAACGAGTGCGAGGCAGTGCAGGGCGTGGATCTCAAGTTGCTGGAGGAGATGACGGAGGGGAATCCCGTCCTGATTCGACGCCTGCTGGAGGAGTTGCACAGCAGCAATGACGCCGACATCGAGCAGGTCGCGCCGCTGCTGGAGGCGCAGGACTGGAAACAGCTGGGTGATCTGGCGCATCGCATGAAAGGGGCCGCCCGCCTGGTGAATGCGCGTGTCCTGCAGGAAGGCTGCGCCGAGCTGGAGGCAGCTTGCCGTGATCATCTGGACCTATCGGACATCCGCGCCAAGGTGCGGGCGGTCGTTTCGGCGATGGCCGATCTGCAGCGAGGGCTCAGTGAGCAACTGGCCAGGTCCGGGCGGGTGGCGTAA